Genomic segment of Benincasa hispida cultivar B227 chromosome 1, ASM972705v1, whole genome shotgun sequence:
aatagacataaagttcctcttaattttgagaattatatacaaattttccaaaattaagtaTCTATTTCTAAAAGACAACTTAGTAGCTTCTACTGCATGAGCTAAAATCGTGTCTCCTATTCCAACCTTGAGCGTCATTTCATCCTCCTCGAGCTGCTgaaaggaactaattccctgtaaagaagaaTAAACGTGATTAGTGActtctgaatcaagtatccaaccattatggtcattttccactaaataagtttctAGGAccagcaaatcatatttatcttccttctctttcttcttctcggtGAGGTACTTGAGGCAATTATGTTTCAAGTGACCATCCACATTGCAGTGGAAGCATTGCCCTTGTCGGCCACCTTGGCCTTTCCTTTCTCAACAATGGGAGCCTTccccttcttttctttctttttccggATCTTCTTAGAACCAGAAGATAAAggaacagacttagttccaaaggatgaacctttgtggaacttcttggaataggcaacatttgcctctccttctATCAGTCCCTTACTTTTCATAAGAGACTGataagtctgtaactcattTAAGAGGGTAGTTATGATGTACTCTACTTTATTAATAACCGTATTGCTACAGAATTGAAGGAAACTTTTCAGAAgaaattccaaaataaaggaCACCTGATTTTGCTCATTGATGACCATGTTGTTCATCTCGGCGACATTGAAGTGAACTATTAGATCGAGAACGTGTTCTTTAACTGATTGGCCTTCCTTCATGCACGTGTTATAAACGTACTTGAGGGCCTTATATTGGATCTGAGAGGACGGTTGTCTAAACATCTCCTgaagagactccatgatctgacgTGTAGTGATCATGGCCTCGTgtttcttggtaagaacgtcagacaaacttgccaagatatagactcggACATTGCCATTGGCCTTCATCCAGCGGTCATaagcatgcaactcttgattatatattttaatctatTCCCACTAaacatataacacttatattttaatgtcatattaaaatctataatttgcatctaatgatgttgatcaaatataacagttatatttatctaagtaatgtcacGCTCAATGCAAGattcattttcatttgaaaaatataacatttacattTGTCATctatgaaaattaaacatacatattcatcattccaccatacattataatatttatagtattgtatgatgcatgaacatgcttaatttatcatatatcaaaataatataacacttatattatgatgcatggatatactAATAAAATCATGCATCCATAAAATATAACACTCAATCATGATGTatgaacatgtttatcctaaggtagGTTTTTTAATccatatgacatacattatgtaatataaatttaaaaattaatttaaacatacatccgatgcataataaattaaaataaataacaaaaattggaccaaattttagcaccttgaaaaattaattaaattaatatgattaatttatattaatttaactaataaaaataaataacacaaaAGCAAGAAAAGTTGCTGCAGACATCGGAGATGAGGCTCGAACCTACGACCGTCGGACTCCTCGCATGTGCCTGTGAAGTTCGGAGCGTTACAACGTTGAGGGatagcattgcaatgttacATATGTTATCCATCTCGCCTGGCCCCCCAACGTTGTAATGTTTCGATAGCAGCGTTGTGATGCTAGAGTCTAGAAAGCTCTCTTTTACTTCGTTTTGCTTCAAATTTGGACCGAAAACCTCCACTTTCACCGATCTCTTCAGCAACTCTTGCTCCTCGATCGACATGGACTTACAGACCCGATAGATAAACACAAATGCCCAAAAAACAACGAGCCCTTACATTTTCATTGGATTAAAACGTAAAACTATGTGTCAAGAAATGTAAACATCCAATATTGCAAACCTCACACATTCAAAGTGTAGATTAATACCTATCTTTCTACGCTAATTTTTGTTTCCAAAATGTGAAAAACAAAATGCAAgaaattggctctgataccaattgtagggatCAAATCCCGAGCCAAAGCATGAGAATGTCTTGCATTcagttttttcattttaaagagATAAAAGGTAGTAAGCTAAAACATAATGGAATAGAATAAACATTATACTTAGCATGTATtataaaggagaaacaaaatgatgaactATTCTTACCTTCGTAGATTCCGAAGcttctcaaaatttcttttgttcTTCACACGAAAGTCTTCTCAACGATCACTGACACTACTAGGATTCCAAAAGTTGGATAAGTGGTCTCCAACCTTTGGAAGAGAAAGAGGTAGAGAGATTGAAGAGATATGTAGAGATGAATTATTTTGGAGGCTAGGGTGTGATTTTCACAAAACCAATTCTTACCCTAAATGAGCTAATAAGATGAATTTATATAGAGAAAGATTtaccccttctccaagtatttcTCTTTTCACCCTTGATGCCAATTAATCAAATAAGACTTatttaatcttatttaattaattggcacatcaattaaataactatatattaaatctaattaaatGTACAAGTaattgattaatatatataaacatcacatgtttgtATTCTTCCACCTCTCTatcatttcttaatcaattagttaaccattaatttattaattaagctacattaaatcatatttaatacaGAGTTaattacatatttatatgtatacatctctttaggaattcaattcatataaatctaatagttgctgatatttatatgtatacatctcttaggaatccaattcatataaatctaatgtttgaatctcattcagatacatctctcttacataatttgaattatagatcacatctataattaattatatattaatcacattaatatacaatttcctcaattgatttgaataattcaaatcattttcattattatcttttagtgagctaacaaagggacttgatggacttacagatcggaagctccaacgatatgagattaattggctaaactcattaaccaaattaatcaatattcgttaagtGTGAGTACACTCTACAAGAGACccataactgcactcttctcactgtagatatatttctatgtccacggatatagaccaacaATAGCAAGTTAGTTCTTCATGAGTGTTcatatgaacaacttgtttatgatccaaccattaaacaaaaatcCCTTTTAAGACAGTGAGAGGGTagagccctttgttcaagtcccggagataCCATTTAAGGAAACACTcatttacttaccctaaagccaagaaagagtgaatttcatcttgtattatgtttccaactcccgtctcagtcttgtccccaaaatggtagtcttattgagtcggcaaactgaccactctcacccatacaaatcaaaggacaatctctcgtgaatagaagttcataatatactcaggattaagcctaagttgcctaggtcatcatattgaaataaaaacctgactagttaacggtgttacatctagtgacTATTTCGCGATCCAgccttatgcaaactcattgcataggatacctccactcgaaTATCACCTATACGAACACGTTgaatcattgcatttgtataaaaaacaaagtgggccgtatccatagtaccactaggataaggtacccaaccatatctatatactatagatcctttaggatgtatcttgaatattgatccttgtatgtctccacatactgttcaagactcataaaacaactttggatgttagttaattggatttagggttattaagacaaaataaaatacaacacaatcaataatatttattgaaataacatcaataactctttattgacgacaatcaattatttacatttactatctatgagttttagggcataaaatccaataCTAATTGCATACTTCCATTGTAAgtgattcggtttataggtgaTGGGTTTCAATGGATTTGTTGAAGCAAACCTTCACACTTGATCTATTGAACTGAAATGGCCTTTTATCCTAAATGTGAATCATCTTTTTTAATATGACAAGTTTATCCTCTTTATCCATTTGTGGTTTTATCTACCAATAAAAGctaattgcaaaaaaaaaaaaaaagggctaATTGCAACCATTAAGAAACTACAGGggataattaatcaaattgaaagcttaagGGTGTGATTGTAACCAACCCTATAGTTTAGGGGTAGTTTGTGCAATTTTTCcaatttgtaaatataacaaaatttagatctagctttgaaggtctaGTAGTGATATACCATACTttaaatagaagtctattagtaatTGAGTCCATCACGGAtaaaatttgctatatttgtaatttaaaaatgttgccATACACTCAATTATCATTCTTAAAAGTACTATCCTTTATTAAATGTATGAGAAGTAAAATTGGACACTTcaaagtataagaattaaggccACGTTTACTCCAATGAAAAGGTTATAAATCAATGGTAATGTGAAAAGTGGGTCCCATTTGATTATCTTTGGATCTATTAAATAAACCATCTACATCGGTCCACTTCTAaatctataattaaaaaaaatacaaactcgTTAGATTAATGTTACAAATTATCGTGCTGTTCCataagaaaaattatgaattttaatgCATTTATTGTTACCATTATCGTTATGGTGATCATTTGCTCTTTGGAGATAACGATAACGATACTAATaatagtaaatattataaaattcataattttaaataaatgagataaaaaaaatttaattacatttgCAATTCAATTTCATTAGGTTGATTCAACAATAAATTCCATTTACACTCATTTTCATTAGGTCTAAAAGTAAACACGTTCTAAAAAAAGGGGCTTGTGGGCCCGGGTGATCTTCTCATTGGACTGCGCAAACGAACCTCAACCCCAATCCTCCATCACCATCTGCCTATGAACACGACGGTGCCCGCCCACAATTCATACTTTCCCTCCTCCGTCGACGGTTCCGCTGATCCTTAGAAGCTGACGAATCCAATTGGGTTCAACATTTCGGGTAATGTTCGCCATAAATCCTACTTCCCTTTTCTTCCCTTCCAATCCCACTACTGCACGTCAACAATCCATCTCTTTCCCCCCCTCCTTCCGCCTCTGCCGTGCCGCGGTCGGAGACGCCTCGCCGGGCCCCTCATTTTCCCGCCTCTTCAATTTCCCTTCTCTTTCTGCCACCGAAGCCACCGGCGGCTTTCGACTTGGACAAGAGTACGATGCCGGAGCTTCCTCCCCTGCTGTCGATGGACCGGGGAGGTTTGGCAGCGGAAATGGCAGCGTTAAAGTGAACGCCATGGAGAAAAAATGGTCGCGTGATAGAGAGAGTTATTTGGTCGATAATACCGACGTCCTCCCTCTTCCTATGACTTATCCGGATTCTTCCCCTGTAACGCCGGAGGAGATCGACCGCCGGCTTCAGTGCGATCCACAAGTGGAGGTTTGTTACTGTTATTCGCTtcacaattttgattcatagtATCAACTTTTGCTTTTGACAATTTTACTTTTTCCTAATTGTGGAAAGCGATTTGTTGTGATTTTCCTGCTTAATTGTGCCCTAAAAGCCATGCTATTGACTCATTTGAGAAGGCTATTTCGTATTGGTTTCTAAAGCAACatgttaaattttgattaattatttggaaaCTGGAGATTTGTGGTAACAGTTCAAGCATTGATGTAACCAACAACCTTAGCATGCTTTAGCTGAGGTTTATCACCTCAATTTTAGGCTCCATTTGGTGGGATTTAAGCCATTTTCCAACCTTACAGTTATCCCCAATTTTGGAGTTTTAGAGTTTAAGCCATTGTTGTAAATTGTAGGATTGTAAAGAAGTGGTGTATGAATGGACCGGGAAGTGTCGCAGTTGCCAGGGGTCTGGATATGTTAGCTATTATAACAAAAGGGGAAGAGAGATTACTTGCAAATGCATACCTTGCCTTGGAATtggtattcttcttcttcatcttcttccttccttCCTTCTTTCCATCTTTCTTATGGGGATCAACACATAGTGCAAATTGTAGGGGATAACAATGTTATGTTACCAGGGTTTTCCCGAAAACCTTCATATCATGTAACACATGCTTATATTATGACCGAGTTCAACATCATTCGGAGTGGAGGATTCGATCCTCTTACCTCATGATTGAGCTGATTTATGCTCAGGTTGATGCTATTAATAGTTCTTGCTTTTATTTTTGTGCATGTTGTTAGGAGCCAAAAGAATTTCCTAGGAACTTCTGATCATAATTGAAGTTCTTTTGAAGAATGAATGGACAATAGTTCTTGCTTTTTATCTTCACATTTGAGAATGTGGTTGCTTCATTATTCTGCTTTCTGTCTAGATCAAGGACTTTGATCATTGTGATTTTGAATGTATCTCAGATATACAACCTTATTCGAACAGATATctgttctataggttgtacaaTTGTGTCCTAGAGTGTTAAGAATATATCTCAGATATATACCCAACCAGAGGCTCTCTCACACTATTAATGAATATTCATGTATTTTGctgcaaaagaaaaaacattagTCTAACTAATATTGAATAAACTGATACttccaataaattttcattGTTTGCTGATTCTTTGTTtgcatttgaatgttttttctCCCTTTGTTTCAAGAGAATTTATCCAAGCTTTTGTTGCAACCAACATTTTGTCAAAACTGAACCATTATGGGTTGCTTTAGTGGTAAATGGAGGCATGACCTTGATAAAGGGCTAAGGAATCATGGGATCAATTCATAGTGGCCACCTACCTAAGATTTAACATTTTATGGATTTTCTTGACacccaaatgttgtagggtCAGGTAGGTTATCCTGTGAGATTAGTCGAGTTGCGCATAAGTTGGCCTGGACACTTAggatatataaaagaaaagaaatacatTTTGGCAAAATTGTGCTGTAACTTTTGAGAACATGTTTGATTGTTTTTCCAAACCAAAATCTCAGTTCAAATTTGCTTCTTCTGTTTGTTTGCAATCCTGCAGGGTATGTGCAGAAGATAACGGCTCGAAAGGACATTGAACTAATGGAGGATTTGGATAATAATGGACAACCATTGTGATTCAGTGCATTAATTACTATCGTTTTGAAAATACTTCATCTCTCTCTAACTTCACCTTTGAGGGGTTGTAACTTTTCCCACAGAAGTTATTTAGATTAGTCTGTGTATTGATGGATAGGCGGAATATTGAACACATTGGCGAAATAAAAGTACTGCTAATTTGGCAGTGAGATTTAGCTTCTGTTTCGTTCTTTACTATCTTTTGTATTGTCATAATCCCCTATCACAACTCTTGTTGTCATTATCATTATTTAGAAGGTCTAGTCGAGATCCAATATGAATATAGTTCAACGATtgaagtatttttcttttttagatcgAAAATCTGAATTCATATATCTCCACATTTGTTGTGtcgaaaaaacaaataaaaaataaattggtgTTTTAACACTTACATTTTAGGTATAAGAGTTTTCAATGTatccaaaaattttaaaatgaaaaattacataaaacaagataaagcttggataaatttattattttaagtattaaactcattttatttttattaaaattaaaacgtGCAAAACACAatacatttataaattatataatattgtaatataataattatacaaaatttaataacATAAAATGTGTTCATAAATTAGAAATGGTAATAAGTGAGATTTCAATTATAATACCTGGTTGCTAActacaactttttaaaattttttttaaaatagataaattgttaccaaacatatattgaaaaatattgtaaacatgaaatataactctattttttcaataaatttcttattttcaaataGGGTCAAATGTACcttataattttgttaaaactCAACCAAAtgtaaaaaagagaaaaaaaaaaaaatctgtagTATCTTAAGCAAAATACTGTGAGTTGGAATAGGCGAAAtcattgttattttaaaaattattataatattattttaatgatttaaaatcaattttaataattgaaaatcacatttaagagtttaaaaaattagtatATCAAAGATTCAATTTAGATTGTTATTGGAAATAATTAATGtgattttaatcttttaaaattacttttaaggATAAAAAAgccatattatataatttaatttgtatttatAAAATCTAATTATCCAAAGTCAATTGGGGTATTACAATTACCGACAGAATCATCTACGCATTCACGCACACACTATCAAAATCCGGCTCGACTGCAGTATAAAGCCGCCGCCGTTTGGCGCCAAAATCAGAAAATTTGAACCGATGCCGATTGCTGCTCCGTCGTCGGGAAAATCTTTCTACATTCTGAGATTGTGAAGCAACAATCTCAGGTCCGGGAAAAATTTTTGGGCAATTATCTCCAATCTCAGTTCCGGTTAGTTAGGCAAACTGATTGAGAAATCTTTTCCATGGAAGACGAAGATGAGATTGTCCCAGTCTCTGATATTAGCGATTCAAGCGATGAGTACACCGGTATTAATGGTGAAGACTTTGAGGgtgaggatgaagaagaagaacaatcgTCCAGCCTTTCTCCTTCATCCGACGAGGATCTAAAATCGAAGAACGTCGATGCCCTCTTGAGGTATGATTCACGACTGAAGTAAAATAATTCCCTAGCGCAGCTTGTTAGAAGTCTAGGGCGTGTTTTTTCTCCCCCTTCCAACTAGTGATTGTTAGTTACTGCCAATGCTAATGATTCCTTAGAATTTAAAGTAAACTAAGGAATTGGACCTCGGATTATGGAGGTGCCAGTTTTCTTTACACGGAGGCTCTAATTGTACTAGATTGATTGGTCtgaaaagaagaggagaaaagagCTTAGGAGTTCGTGATATGGGAAACTGGCTGATCTTGTTTCTACGTGCTCATGGTGGTCGATCATGATATACCCAATGGTTATTTTCTTTGGTTGCCGAAATACTTTCTTTTGAATCCTGAAATTTCGAtaattttgaaatcaatgaTTTTAATTACGAAACTTGTTATTATTATCTGGAATTATCTTACACTTAGATGGAACAAGGTCTTTTTAGATCTGGCAATGCTGCTCCTCTAATAATTCTTGATATGCTTGGAAGCAGAGGAAAGCTTAAACATTTAAACATTCGAGGAGCTGAGTTCTAGGCTGCAGAGTTATTGAAGACGATACAGCAAGAATAACCCCCCACCACCACCATTTTGAACTTCTATTAACTTGAAAATAACTAATTTAGTCTTGTGATCATATTCTACCAGAGGTAACCTGGTTGTGAGAAGACAATCGCTGCTCCCAAGAGTTCTCTCAGTGGCAGAAGGCGCAGCAGTTTGTAgaaaaccttttaaacctccatGCTCAAGTGGCTATGATGAACGGAACAACCAGCTTGCACGTCGACTGTGGGCACGGAAACGATTTGTTCCTTGGGGCTCTTCAAAACCAGTGTCATCTGTAATTTCCAACACTTTATTTCTCCCAAAAGCTGCTGAGAAAGATGTAGTGGAGGAAAGTGTAACTCTACCACCTGGGATTGATCCTTTGGTCTTGTGGCAACCTGAAGACTCTGAGCTTAATGTCACAAATTTAGCATC
This window contains:
- the LOC120086663 gene encoding protein disulfide-isomerase SCO2, which encodes MFAINPTSLFFPSNPTTARQQSISFPPSFRLCRAAVGDASPGPSFSRLFNFPSLSATEATGGFRLGQEYDAGASSPAVDGPGRFGSGNGSVKVNAMEKKWSRDRESYLVDNTDVLPLPMTYPDSSPVTPEEIDRRLQCDPQVEDCKEVVYEWTGKCRSCQGSGYVSYYNKRGREITCKCIPCLGIGYVQKITARKDIELMEDLDNNGQPL